The Leishmania panamensis strain MHOM/PA/94/PSC-1 chromosome 19 sequence genome contains the following window.
CGGCATCTGCGACGCATCGGCCCACCCGGTCGGatggcagaggtgccgcaTGCTTcgcgcgcacatgcacgcggGGCCGATTCGTATGGACGCCTTCGCCCCACGCTCGTCCACCGCTCCtggctctcccccctctcagcTCTCCATGACACGCGTGGATGCGGTGCACCgtgccagcggtggtgagcagtgcgtgtgcataATCCTCCCACTTTTGGATCCCGGGGCCTGCATCAGCACGACGTTGCAACcctgggtgggtgggggctCGCTGTCTGCAGCTTCCGTTGCCGTCGATGCTACccaggagaggggaggggaagggcgtGTCTGGACGGCCTGCCCGCATGCGCCACAACACAGGTGGGACGTTGCCACGAgtctgtggcggcagaggccCCTGCATAGGCATGCGCCGGCGCACAGAGAAGCCCCAGCACACCGTTCGGTGGGACcacaggaggagggaggggggcagcggtgggcacCCGGCGCAGGGAAGCCCGTGCAGCGCGAGGGCGGGACGTGCGCACTCCCGATCGCCGCGTGCAAGACCCTAGCGTGAAACGAGGTGTGCGGTGAGTGCCGGGCCGCACGCCCCCCCTCATGGCAAACACAGGCGGGGTGGAGCACTACCACAGCGCTAGCGCAGTAGTGGCCATCACACCGTCTGCGCGCCGCGCGGCCACTGCCCCCGCCACCCGCTGTTGCCGCAATCCATAGCACGTTCAGGTGCCCGTGCGGAGCTCGGGGGAGCGAGAACCCCCCGCGCCGCCAGGTCGCCCTCAGGTACGTGGCCGGCCGTGAGGGGTGCGCCCGTCGGGTGGTAGGGTCACCGCAGCAAGGCCAGaccgccactgccccccacgtcgtcctcgagagggtggggggtcTACACCTATGCGCATGTCCTGTTGGGTGAGCACGgagacgccaccgccgtgcgtCCCCTCGCTTGCTGCACCGCAATGCAGAAAACCCGCGATACCAAGCGCCTTGCAGACCCGCGTGGGTGAGACGCGTCTCTTGCAGACGGCGCAGGCTTGCAATCGAGGCTTCGCCACGCAGCCGtgcacgccagcgccgttTGGCGTCGCGCAGCCCACTGCAGACAGCGCAGGCTCGGTCCCGGACTCGGCTCCgcatcaccgcagcgcaaCACGGGCGCGGCAACGGttggctgctgcgtgtgtttgttgAGGCGTCGTGGGCACTCGTAGTGGGCTGGCGCGAGCGTGATCCGGACGGCACGCCCCCgtcggcacagcgccagcccgCCGACACCAAGGGTCCGCAGCCATAGTCGAAGGCTGCAGGGTCTTGGTCTCCTCACACAGGGAGTCGCCACTAGATCCCTGGTgccacgctgcggcggccggcatCTTCAGAGGCGATGTTGGTGTGAAGCATGTGCAAGGGCTCAACGTTCTTGGTCTCTTGTACGCCCCACTGCCGGAAGCGTGCGTGAGAAGTGTCTGCCCTTGTTGAGCAACCGAAACACGCGCCAACACAACTACTCACCCtgcacggcggtggcagggcgttgtcgcagctgctttgtgtgtgtgggtgtcttcTTTGTTCTGCCGATGGCTGCGCACACGCGGTCATTGCCGCTGTGCTTTAGAGTGTGTTTGCGCGTTGGTCTGTGGTTTTACACGATATTCGCGGGCTCGCGGATCCAAAAGAAGCCGGAATCAAAGGACAGGAGGAAGtgccgctgcgtgtgtgtctggcgTCTTTGCTGATCACCCCACTTTTCTCTAGGGTGCGGTGGGAGACATTTGCATTGCTcctgcgcccccccccccccatacCAGGTGGGAGGCCGTCACTCAATACAGtttacacccacacccacccgtCGATGTCCAAGCACACGGAGGTGCACGCAACCCGCGTGTGAGGTCATCATTTTCTTGTAGTTGATTGATCTCCTGTCGTCGCCTGttcatgtatgtgtgtgtgtgtgtgtgtgctcatgGTCAACTCGCCCtcacttccttctcttgtcgcgctgtcgctgtcctCAGCACACTGTATTGGGGGGCCGACGTGCATGattgtgcgcatgtgtgggcACCTTTTGGCAGTCAGTGATAGACCTACGGGCGggcgttttctctctcttttgctctccccTATGCCACACCCAGCACAGGACGGAAAGCTCTAGCAGTGTCTCGTTTTGTGGTAGGGAGGAACGCCTCGTTTTTCCTTTGCACACCCTGCAGCGCTCGAGCACTTAaccagagaaaaagagcgaaggtATCGTAATTTTGCCCGTGTTCCTGATCGAAGTCATCACTTTATCAAGTCTCTAGAGTGTACTGCCAAGCTCCTCGGGCTTGTTGTGTagttcttctctctcttctattTCTTACAGATCTCAGTGGCGTGACCCCACGCCTGCTGTAGAgatggcagcagctgcgctgtctcgcacctctgctgctggcatGGTAAACTcaaccgccaccgcggcggctgcagccgaGGTGGACGCTTATGCACAGACTCTTGTAGGCCTTGTGAACAGATTCGTTATTAGCACTGTGCAGTTTCTCAACCGCTTCTCCGACGAGTGTGAATCGAGACTGGTACAGACCGAAGTGTCGCTCCAGCAACTAGAGCTGCAGACGCAACTCTTGGAGCATATGCTCCTCTCCAGCGGGGCTGCCGACCCCGACGCagtcgaagaagaagaggagggaggcgagcgcTTCGACGGCAACGATGACGGCGCTTCGTGCCTCGAGGATGGTGACGACCAGGATATGATGAGAGACAACGGTAGCGTGGCGTCAGTAGCGTACGACTATCGCCAACGCCacagccgcggtggcggtccTCGTGCCTTCAGCAAGAAGAGTGATGTAGAGAGCGTGCTGGGCCTGCCGGCATCACCATCGCACAAtcgctgcagtggtggcccgcccccgccgcctGGCGACTACCGCAAAGGTCCCCCAAGACCGCCGCCTGGGATGTCACGTGCGGCTACCGCAGCGCAGGAAGCCGAGGCGGCGCGTGCCGCCACCCTGTCGATCGTTGGCGCACCGGTGCTCATGCCACCGCTTTCAGCTGAAGCCCCGgccccgcctccaccgctggaGTTGCGCCCCGGGCGGTTACTTATGCGGAACCATCCGAGGCTGCGTGGCTACTTTCAGCTGTTATCTCTGCGCGTGCCGAAGGCGTTTGTGAAGATGAAGATGCAGGCGGACGGTTTTCAGGGAGAGTGGCTCGACACGCCGGACGCGCCGGCGCCAGGTGGACTGTCCGCAGTGGTGCGGGCGTTCGTGGATGAACCCGACTGATCACCAAGAGAGGCCATACACGAGTCGCGAGGGTGTAGGCACTCTCACTaggcgagctgctgcactcgACAGTcgactctctttctctgcctctcttttctatcTTCTTGTCCCCTCAGCTCTGGTATGGCTTTTTCACTTCAATcgcgcgcagctgtgcgtgtgtgtgtgtgtgtgtggttgacTCTCCTGATCGCTTTACTCATTACGTGCCTGAACGTCTCATCTCGCGTGTCTGTTTTGTTCACGGGGCAACACAAAAATGCCATTTTGCATCCGTTCGCCCTCTCCTTGGGTCATATCGGTCAAGGACGCTGTGgctcttgtcgctgctgtagtggggggcggcggcgccttcaacctcctcctctgtgcttGCTGGAAGCGTTCGTGATGTTGTAGTCGTGCTGTTGCGCAGCGCAGATTTGCATCCCtactcctctctccatctcttttttctgttctcctCCATGGCGTATGAGGGttgggaggagggaagtAAAGCcttcgtgcgtgcgtcgCCCTTTACCGACGAACCAGCAGTcacgcacgcctctcttGGCAGGCGAGGCGCAGCTTTTTTCGCTTCAAGGAGGCCTCTGCTCTACTGGACGAACaagggaggcgctgcactacagccatgtcctcctcctcctctggcCAGCTCAAAGGGGGCGATGCCAACCGAGGCAGCGGTTTCGTGCACCTCAACACTCCAGCCGACATCCGGTATACGGCAGGGAGGACCTTGTCGCTCTCCGCCCTGCGCCAGCGCAAGTCCCGCGTGGAGTGTGTCGTGTTGCCGGAGTCGATGTCTGTGTGGCGCGAAGCCTTCCAGCGCTACTCAATGGAGGAGGGCTACAGCAGCTACGCCGCTGACATCGAAGACGGGCGCTT
Protein-coding sequences here:
- a CDS encoding hypothetical protein (TriTrypDB/GeneDB-style sysID: LpmP.19.0440) — translated: MAAAALSRTSAAGMVNSTATAAAAAEVDAYAQTLVGLVNRFVISTVQFLNRFSDECESRLVQTEVSLQQLELQTQLLEHMLLSSGAADPDAVEEEEEGGERFDGNDDGASCLEDGDDQDMMRDNGSVASVAYDYRQRHSRGGGPRAFSKKSDVESVLGLPASPSHNRCSGGPPPPPGDYRKGPPRPPPGMSRAATAAQEAEAARAATLSIVGAPVLMPPLSAEAPAPPPPLELRPGRLLMRNHPRLRGYFQLLSLRVPKAFVKMKMQADGFQGEWLDTPDAPAPGGLSAVVRAFVDEPD